A single Vespula vulgaris chromosome 3, iyVesVulg1.1, whole genome shotgun sequence DNA region contains:
- the LOC127062488 gene encoding diuretic hormone 44, with protein sequence MILITILVTSAMITMTRSAPAAHLPKETGDFPEVLWLINQRMPELEREMYESNNDPNPTILRTKRIGSLSIVNNLDVLRERILLELARRKALQDQRQIDANRRILDTIGKRSVSAYEDYTPSSRSRTSERIYDWLNENDSLLGNRHSNQERRVASNELLWL encoded by the exons ATGATCTTAATTACTATCCTAGTAACATCAGCAATGATCACTATGACGCGTTCTGCGCCAGCCGCACATCTTCCAAAGGAAACTGGAGATTTTCCTGAAGTACTTTGGCTCATTAATCAGCGAATGCCAGAATTAGAg agagagatgtaCGAATCGAACAACGATCCTAACCCAACGATACTCAGGACAAAAAGGATCGGTTCTTTGTCGATCGTAAATAATCTCGATGTTCTCAGAGAAAGAATACTTTTGGAATTAGCTCGTAGAAAGGCTTTGCAAGATCAACGACAAATCGATGCTAACAGACGGATCCTCGATACGATCGGTAAGAGATCGGTATCAGCTTACGAGGATTACACACCATCATCTCGTTCTAGAACTTCAGAAAGGATCTACGATTGGCTCAATGAAAATGACTCGCTTCTTGGAAATCGTCATAGCAATCAAGAACGCAgg GTAGCAAGCAACGAACTTCTCTGGTTGTAA